The Brevibacillus brevis genome contains a region encoding:
- a CDS encoding DgaE family pyridoxal phosphate-dependent ammonia lyase — MGIYQQLGLKQVINASGKMTALGASAVHPSIAQAMGEAAMDYVEISELMIVAGRHIAEATGAEDGCPTSGAAAGIAISVAAVIAGCHLSLIERLPYSEGLNNKIIIQKGHAVHFGASVQQMIALGGGKVVEVGHANHVEEDHLREAIDDHTAALLYVKSHHAIQKGMQSLDKMIQIGLEFGLPVIVDAAAEEDLRRYVALGADLVIYSGGKAIGGPTSGFITGRADLVAACRAQYKGVGRAMKVGKEAIAGLLAALGQYDPEKQNVPEQKRRVEWLAGELNSLPGVKAVIAQDEAGRAIYRVQVQLDERVSGMTARELTRQLEQGNPAIFTRNHYVNTGVIAFDPRPFHEGQEHIIAARMKELLQKTGEGE, encoded by the coding sequence ATGGGAATCTATCAGCAGCTAGGGCTGAAGCAAGTCATTAACGCAAGCGGTAAGATGACGGCACTGGGTGCAAGTGCCGTCCATCCTTCTATCGCACAGGCCATGGGAGAAGCCGCCATGGATTATGTAGAAATCAGTGAGCTGATGATTGTGGCAGGTCGTCATATCGCAGAGGCGACCGGTGCAGAAGACGGTTGTCCTACTTCAGGAGCAGCTGCTGGTATTGCCATTAGTGTAGCGGCAGTCATAGCTGGTTGCCATCTGAGTTTGATCGAGCGGCTTCCTTACTCCGAAGGGTTGAATAACAAGATTATCATCCAAAAAGGACACGCGGTGCACTTTGGCGCTTCCGTTCAACAGATGATTGCACTGGGTGGTGGGAAAGTCGTAGAGGTCGGTCATGCGAATCACGTAGAAGAAGACCATTTGCGAGAAGCGATTGATGATCATACAGCAGCGCTGCTGTATGTCAAATCACACCATGCGATTCAAAAAGGGATGCAGTCGCTAGACAAGATGATTCAAATTGGTCTTGAGTTTGGACTCCCGGTAATTGTTGACGCAGCCGCGGAGGAGGACCTACGGCGCTATGTAGCGTTGGGTGCCGATCTGGTCATCTACAGTGGCGGAAAAGCAATCGGTGGACCAACGTCTGGTTTTATCACAGGCCGTGCCGATCTGGTGGCCGCATGTCGCGCGCAATACAAAGGCGTCGGTCGTGCCATGAAGGTAGGAAAGGAAGCGATTGCAGGCTTGCTTGCAGCGCTTGGACAGTACGACCCGGAAAAGCAAAATGTTCCCGAGCAGAAGAGGCGAGTGGAGTGGCTGGCAGGAGAACTGAACAGCTTGCCCGGTGTGAAAGCAGTGATCGCACAAGATGAGGCGGGCCGGGCGATCTATCGTGTGCAAGTTCAGCTTGACGAACGAGTGTCGGGAATGACGGCTCGGGAACTTACACGCCAACTGGAGCAAGGAAATCCAGCTATTTTTACCCGCAACCATTATGTGAATACGGGAGTAATTGCCTTTGATCCACGACCGTTTCACGAAGGGCAAGAACATATCATTGCAGCGCGAATGAAGGAACTGCTGCAAAAAACGGGAGAAGGAGAATAA
- a CDS encoding UbiD family decarboxylase — protein sequence MYQNLEECILDLERHGHLVRIREEVDPYLEMAAIHLKVYEAGGPALLFENVKGSKFRAVSNLFGTIERSKFIFRSTWQAAENIIAMRNDPMKALKQPFKNIENGFAALKALPAKKSTSMPVTAQEINITDLPLIQSWPMDGGAFVTLPQIYSEDPDKPGIMNSNLGMYRVQLTGNEYEVNKEIGLHYQIHRGIGVHQAKATKMGMPLKVSCFVGGPPAHTLSAVMPLPEGLSEITFAGLLSGRRFHYSYIDGYCISNDADFVITGDIYPGDTKPEGPFGDHLGYYSLIHPFPVMKVKKVYAKPNAIWPFTVVGRPPQEDTSFGQLIHELTGDAIKQEIPGVKEVHAVDAAGVHPLLFAIGSERYTPYQQVKQPTEMLTIANRILGTGQLSLAKYLFITAEENRPLTTHDEVDFMTYILERIDLHRDVHFYTNTTIDTLDYSGTGLNSGSKVVLAAYGDQKRELCKEVPDELKDLREFENARMIMPGVVAIQGPAFTDYANAQQQLQNLCDAIQARGPIPSCPMIILCDDSTFMSASLQNFLWATFTRSNPSHDIYGVNSYYENKHWGCDNLIIDARTKPHQAPPLVPDPTVEKNIERLFVKGASLGGIL from the coding sequence ATGTATCAGAATTTAGAAGAGTGCATCCTTGACTTGGAAAGGCACGGACATTTGGTTCGTATTCGTGAAGAAGTAGATCCTTATCTGGAAATGGCCGCGATTCATTTGAAGGTGTACGAAGCTGGGGGACCAGCATTGCTGTTTGAAAATGTTAAAGGATCAAAATTTCGTGCGGTGTCCAATCTTTTTGGCACAATCGAGCGCAGCAAGTTTATTTTCAGAAGCACCTGGCAAGCCGCTGAAAATATCATTGCCATGCGCAATGATCCGATGAAAGCGCTAAAGCAGCCATTTAAAAATATCGAGAACGGCTTTGCTGCTCTGAAAGCATTGCCTGCAAAAAAATCCACTAGCATGCCAGTAACTGCACAGGAAATCAACATAACCGATCTTCCACTCATCCAAAGCTGGCCGATGGATGGCGGAGCTTTTGTCACGCTGCCCCAAATCTATTCGGAAGATCCGGACAAGCCTGGAATCATGAATTCCAATTTGGGTATGTATCGTGTGCAGTTGACTGGAAATGAGTATGAAGTAAACAAAGAAATTGGCTTGCACTATCAAATCCATCGTGGAATCGGTGTCCACCAAGCCAAAGCGACCAAAATGGGGATGCCGCTGAAAGTAAGCTGTTTCGTTGGCGGGCCGCCTGCGCATACGTTATCGGCTGTCATGCCGTTGCCAGAAGGCTTGAGCGAAATTACTTTTGCAGGCTTGCTTTCTGGGCGTCGTTTTCACTACAGCTATATCGATGGTTACTGCATAAGCAATGATGCGGATTTTGTGATCACAGGAGATATTTATCCTGGAGATACGAAGCCAGAAGGACCATTCGGTGACCATCTGGGCTATTACAGTCTGATTCATCCATTCCCTGTGATGAAGGTTAAGAAAGTGTATGCCAAGCCAAATGCCATCTGGCCATTCACGGTTGTGGGCCGTCCGCCACAAGAAGATACGTCATTCGGTCAGCTGATTCACGAGTTAACGGGGGATGCGATCAAGCAAGAAATCCCGGGTGTAAAAGAAGTCCATGCTGTAGATGCTGCCGGTGTGCATCCGCTGCTGTTTGCCATCGGAAGCGAGCGATATACGCCTTATCAGCAAGTCAAACAGCCGACGGAGATGCTCACCATTGCCAACCGCATTTTAGGGACTGGCCAATTGAGCTTGGCCAAGTATTTATTCATTACCGCAGAAGAAAACCGACCATTGACGACGCATGATGAAGTTGATTTTATGACCTATATTTTGGAGAGAATCGACTTGCATCGCGATGTTCATTTTTATACAAACACGACCATTGATACGCTGGATTATTCGGGAACGGGATTAAACAGCGGCAGTAAGGTTGTCCTCGCAGCTTACGGCGATCAAAAACGAGAGCTGTGCAAAGAGGTGCCGGATGAACTGAAGGATTTGCGAGAGTTTGAGAATGCCCGCATGATTATGCCGGGAGTGGTGGCAATCCAAGGTCCTGCATTTACCGATTACGCAAACGCCCAGCAGCAATTACAGAATCTGTGTGACGCGATTCAAGCGAGAGGGCCGATCCCGTCTTGCCCGATGATCATCCTTTGTGATGACAGTACATTCATGAGCGCGTCTCTTCAAAACTTCCTGTGGGCAACCTTCACGCGCAGCAATCCATCCCACGACATTTACGGCGTGAACAGCTACTATGAGAATAAGCATTGGGGTTGCGATAATCTGATTATTGATGCCCGTACCAAGCCCCATCAAGCACCGCCATTGGTACCAGATCCAACTGTCGAGAAAAATATCGAACGACTGTTTGTCAAAGGTGCGAGTTTGGGTGGAATCCTGTAA
- a CDS encoding glycine-rich SFCGS family protein has translation MSKVKIVIGDRLGKGQNIAKGIEAAGGTAIVIPGVGADMKVGDVMVSESADLGLSFCGSGGAGALTAKTKYGFPVEYGLRSVDAGITALRSGKKVIGFGFMDTEELGRRIVEEYVKLGGK, from the coding sequence ATGTCTAAGGTAAAAATCGTGATTGGTGATCGTCTCGGAAAAGGACAGAACATCGCCAAAGGAATCGAAGCTGCTGGCGGGACCGCGATCGTCATTCCAGGTGTTGGCGCTGATATGAAGGTCGGAGATGTCATGGTCAGTGAGAGCGCAGATCTAGGGCTGTCCTTTTGCGGAAGTGGTGGGGCTGGGGCACTGACTGCCAAGACCAAGTATGGTTTTCCGGTCGAGTACGGCTTGCGCTCAGTAGATGCGGGTATTACTGCCTTGCGTAGCGGCAAAAAAGTGATTGGCTTTGGCTTCATGGATACAGAAGAGCTAGGCAGGCGCATAGTGGAAGAATACGTCAAGCTGGGAGGGAAGTAA
- a CDS encoding isochorismatase family protein, with translation MNALLVIDVQNGIVSCGDYKEELFLMEQVIKDFKENNRPVIFMRHIDDAEESPLNRSSIGSHIHPQLKDYSDYLIEKQTPSSFFQTELTQTLEKLGVDHLFIIGFETEFCCMFTAIAAYDRGYKVTLIKDATGTTNTAESYGMQGLDINKFVGTVLHWSSVIEVVNYAEYTEKYK, from the coding sequence ATGAACGCACTCTTAGTGATTGATGTGCAAAACGGAATTGTGAGTTGTGGGGATTACAAAGAGGAACTTTTTTTGATGGAGCAGGTGATCAAAGATTTTAAAGAGAACAATCGCCCTGTCATTTTTATGAGACATATCGATGATGCAGAAGAAAGTCCACTGAATAGAAGCTCTATCGGTTCTCACATACACCCTCAATTGAAAGACTATTCTGACTACTTGATCGAGAAGCAAACACCTAGTTCCTTCTTCCAAACTGAACTCACACAGACATTAGAAAAGTTAGGGGTCGATCATCTTTTTATCATTGGTTTTGAGACGGAATTTTGTTGTATGTTTACGGCGATCGCTGCCTATGATCGCGGATATAAAGTGACGCTTATTAAGGACGCGACTGGAACAACCAATACCGCCGAATCATACGGCATGCAAGGATTAGACATTAATAAGTTTGTCGGGACCGTTCTCCATTGGTCGAGTGTCATTGAAGTAGTAAACTACGCCGAGTACACTGAAAAATACAAGTGA
- a CDS encoding DUF4310 family protein yields the protein MGELQAKGFWYSEWAFPLFVACLSSGIFAGTHLYYVYHVGAFNDIAIVAMLEAGIKGGGYGAAAAFGASFLFARVLEGPLVGILDIGGSLQTGIGIGVPALMLGAGFTAPLTSFPLALETGAFLGLVIGTVIILIRKYTINASNSTFGADVMMGAGNAAGRYLGPLIVISAIMASIPVGLGATAGAAIFYYYNKPIAGGAIIGAMILGAIFPIPTQ from the coding sequence ATGGGTGAATTGCAGGCAAAAGGGTTTTGGTATTCAGAATGGGCATTTCCCCTTTTTGTGGCGTGCTTGTCTTCAGGAATTTTTGCGGGTACCCATCTTTACTATGTGTATCATGTCGGTGCCTTTAACGATATCGCCATCGTTGCGATGCTGGAGGCGGGGATCAAGGGTGGCGGATACGGTGCGGCTGCTGCGTTTGGTGCGAGCTTTCTGTTCGCCCGCGTTTTGGAGGGACCGCTGGTTGGGATTCTCGATATTGGCGGCTCGTTGCAAACAGGTATCGGGATTGGCGTTCCCGCATTGATGTTGGGAGCAGGCTTTACAGCTCCGTTGACTTCTTTTCCTTTGGCGCTGGAAACAGGTGCATTCTTAGGCCTCGTCATTGGTACCGTCATTATTTTGATTCGGAAGTACACGATCAACGCATCGAACTCTACCTTTGGTGCGGATGTCATGATGGGAGCTGGAAATGCAGCAGGTCGTTACTTAGGTCCATTGATTGTCATTTCTGCGATTATGGCTTCGATTCCAGTTGGACTCGGCGCAACAGCAGGTGCAGCGATTTTCTACTATTACAATAAACCGATTGCGGGTGGTGCGATTATCGGCGCCATGATCCTCGGCGCCATTTTCCCGATCCCGACACAATGA
- a CDS encoding DUF4311 domain-containing protein — MVTLMIVLKSIVIGALVGFGVGAGAARMFHAPNVQGMGAFRTFGELNACAGDPISHFSFGLGFLFNSWASVVGAGALTQDVDHRVIPNWAAAVLLWRNKNVAETLHNPKQMAIAGAAVGVVVVTLLNSTATAIPESMQLVATKVLVPAANWLINPIMPIVFWMAAMDAGKRTGIWGTVLGGLSHLVMGNAVPGIVLGILIGKGLDDSGWNKITKSMFIAVILLFVFSGFFRGFDVALLKSMYVEIPQWLIELHETFGSVVKK, encoded by the coding sequence ATGGTTACTTTGATGATTGTGTTGAAGTCGATCGTCATCGGAGCATTGGTCGGCTTCGGTGTTGGTGCGGGAGCGGCGAGGATGTTCCATGCACCGAATGTCCAAGGGATGGGAGCATTCCGGACTTTTGGAGAGTTGAACGCATGTGCAGGCGATCCCATTTCCCACTTTTCATTTGGACTTGGCTTTTTGTTTAACTCATGGGCGTCTGTTGTCGGTGCGGGTGCGTTGACACAAGATGTGGATCATCGCGTCATCCCGAACTGGGCGGCGGCCGTGCTGCTCTGGCGAAACAAGAATGTCGCAGAGACATTGCACAATCCGAAGCAAATGGCTATTGCTGGAGCAGCGGTTGGTGTGGTTGTCGTCACCCTGCTGAACTCAACCGCGACGGCAATTCCTGAGTCGATGCAGCTGGTGGCGACGAAGGTACTGGTGCCGGCTGCGAACTGGTTGATCAATCCGATCATGCCGATTGTGTTCTGGATGGCTGCGATGGATGCAGGCAAGCGGACAGGGATTTGGGGAACGGTCTTGGGCGGTTTGTCGCACTTGGTCATGGGGAATGCGGTACCTGGAATCGTCTTGGGTATTTTGATCGGTAAAGGCCTGGATGACAGTGGTTGGAACAAAATTACGAAATCCATGTTTATTGCAGTCATTCTCTTGTTTGTATTCAGTGGGTTCTTCCGTGGTTTTGATGTCGCGCTCTTGAAGAGTATGTACGTGGAAATTCCACAGTGGTTGATTGAGCTTCATGAAACATTCGGATCGGTGGTGAAAAAGTAA
- a CDS encoding DoxX family protein yields the protein MIGLRIFAKWVMIAGLCLMFVSSGIYKLIGHPETTLAFQAFGFPFWFQVVIGLGELLGGLGLLMKKYVRYAAYALAVIMLGASTTLLLHGDTTTVAIPLVLLLVFLLIGRQSDSKKQPNKATSI from the coding sequence ATGATAGGTCTGCGTATTTTCGCAAAATGGGTAATGATCGCAGGGTTGTGCTTGATGTTCGTTTCATCTGGTATTTACAAGCTGATTGGACATCCAGAGACAACACTTGCTTTCCAAGCATTCGGGTTTCCCTTTTGGTTCCAAGTTGTAATCGGTTTAGGCGAACTACTCGGCGGACTGGGCTTACTGATGAAAAAGTATGTGCGTTACGCCGCCTATGCGCTCGCAGTGATTATGCTTGGTGCTTCAACTACTCTTCTTTTACACGGGGACACGACTACTGTAGCGATTCCGCTTGTCTTACTCCTTGTTTTCTTGCTGATCGGTCGCCAGAGTGATAGCAAAAAACAGCCGAATAAGGCTACGTCGATTTAA
- a CDS encoding BglG family transcription antiterminator, producing the protein MVFLTTRSHALLKVILDSYYPLKIKDVARDFQVSERTVKYDLENVRQWLKERNVILHSQPNKGLWITEEQEHRNALKENLQSDDSKTLILPQKDRVKHFLFILLLSEGYQRMNDLADHMGVSRNTVVADVKDAEKLLDGWRLELVTKQRYGVRVDGSERHKRYALENLIHDLLDGIDMYRMVQGVFLEYGQEARTGPLLEKWLISRTELGEIIHSIKAWMNAAAETLADRALISLLIRFCIVVHRVQRGQLVTADDAEMGEARHWSGYELFSQEVRALCQRLNVDIPEHEIAYACLPLLGTEQVPREARAGRIVLDVFQATKELTEAVSNRMLAPLYEDQELVRLLFAHLDDSLNRYRQGVLFANPLTEEIRRSYARMFDAVKRSCEDVFWHRGVYWLDADIAYFVLHFQAGYDRWLEQKKADALVVCGTGRGTSRFLKTYLESELRSLRVVGLCSSTEVAKYLASRRVDVIISVLPIKAEVPVVVVSPLPTRQDINQIQNCLEALQVEGGNRQQAVNARKEAWFPTLTTDLNPSDLPVVERLSQDVICKGYEISQKIVTAFREYVTEQTASGLTLHLLLMVNRLAFGSPYQEEWESSAEAESKEWKAWREKLNQLMAEANLQVPPSEVTAIMRYFSGKGTVESDSGSTYTQRTGH; encoded by the coding sequence ATGGTCTTTTTAACCACACGTTCCCATGCATTACTGAAGGTGATACTCGACAGCTACTATCCGTTGAAAATTAAGGATGTCGCGCGCGATTTCCAGGTAAGCGAACGGACCGTCAAGTACGATCTGGAGAACGTCAGACAATGGCTGAAGGAACGAAATGTCATCCTCCATTCTCAACCGAATAAAGGGCTGTGGATCACGGAAGAACAAGAGCATCGAAATGCTTTGAAGGAAAATTTGCAAAGTGATGACAGCAAGACACTCATTCTGCCACAAAAGGATCGGGTCAAGCATTTTTTGTTCATTCTTCTGCTGTCAGAAGGGTATCAGCGGATGAACGATTTGGCCGACCATATGGGAGTCAGTCGCAATACCGTCGTTGCCGATGTCAAGGACGCGGAAAAGCTGCTCGATGGCTGGCGTCTCGAGCTTGTCACGAAGCAAAGGTATGGGGTACGCGTGGACGGGAGTGAGCGGCACAAGCGGTATGCTCTCGAAAACTTGATTCACGATCTGTTGGATGGAATCGACATGTATCGAATGGTACAGGGGGTGTTTTTAGAATACGGACAAGAAGCGAGAACAGGTCCATTACTGGAGAAATGGCTGATCAGCCGGACAGAGTTAGGAGAGATCATTCACAGCATCAAAGCATGGATGAATGCTGCTGCGGAGACGCTGGCAGACCGAGCTCTGATTAGTTTACTGATTCGCTTCTGCATTGTCGTCCATCGTGTACAGCGGGGCCAATTGGTCACTGCGGATGATGCCGAGATGGGAGAAGCAAGGCATTGGAGCGGGTACGAGCTGTTTTCACAAGAAGTTCGAGCGTTATGTCAGCGATTGAACGTCGATATTCCCGAACACGAGATTGCGTATGCGTGCCTTCCGCTGCTAGGGACTGAACAGGTGCCAAGAGAGGCGCGTGCAGGTAGGATTGTTTTGGATGTTTTCCAGGCAACCAAGGAACTGACGGAAGCGGTTAGTAACCGGATGCTGGCACCGTTGTACGAGGATCAGGAGCTGGTCAGACTGCTTTTTGCTCACTTGGATGACAGTTTGAACCGTTATCGTCAGGGAGTTCTTTTTGCGAATCCACTGACGGAGGAGATTCGCCGTTCATACGCACGCATGTTTGATGCAGTCAAACGCTCTTGCGAAGATGTGTTTTGGCATCGTGGGGTCTATTGGCTCGATGCAGACATTGCTTACTTTGTACTCCATTTCCAAGCGGGTTATGATCGCTGGCTGGAGCAGAAAAAGGCAGATGCGCTCGTCGTTTGCGGAACAGGCAGAGGGACTTCACGGTTTTTGAAAACGTATCTGGAAAGCGAATTGCGTTCCCTGCGGGTCGTAGGCCTGTGTTCCAGCACAGAGGTAGCGAAGTATTTGGCGAGTCGTCGCGTGGATGTCATTATCAGTGTACTTCCGATCAAAGCAGAGGTGCCCGTTGTGGTTGTCAGTCCCCTTCCTACACGACAAGATATCAACCAGATTCAGAACTGTCTGGAAGCCTTGCAAGTGGAGGGAGGAAATCGACAGCAGGCTGTGAATGCTCGCAAGGAAGCTTGGTTTCCCACACTGACTACTGATCTCAATCCGTCAGATTTGCCGGTGGTGGAGAGACTGTCCCAGGATGTCATCTGCAAAGGGTATGAGATCAGTCAAAAAATCGTGACTGCTTTTCGGGAGTACGTAACGGAACAAACGGCAAGCGGACTGACGCTGCACCTGCTGTTGATGGTGAATCGACTGGCTTTTGGCTCACCCTATCAGGAGGAGTGGGAATCGTCGGCAGAGGCAGAATCAAAAGAATGGAAGGCATGGCGTGAAAAGCTGAACCAATTGATGGCTGAGGCAAACCTCCAAGTTCCACCTAGTGAAGTGACAGCCATTATGCGCTATTTTTCAGGAAAGGGGACGGTAGAGAGTGATAGTGGATCTACTTATACGCAACGGACGGGTCATTGA
- a CDS encoding YjjG family noncanonical pyrimidine nucleotidase, protein MRYQVILFDVDDTLLDFKTTEENALQKTFSQFGHATGSSDYGATYKEISKGLWEDLEKGRITLAELGVERFRRLFKAVQLDVDAEAFGSAYLESLGKEVHLVPGAVELCNSLEDCRLVIITNGFASVQTARIAASPLCNSFEHLIISEEVGYKKPDREIFDYAFSKLQWTEKANVLMVGDSLTSDIQGGAHYGIDTCWFNPLGKENQTSIQPTYEIRELSELQEIVRKGNVNL, encoded by the coding sequence ATGCGCTATCAAGTCATATTATTCGATGTAGATGATACACTTCTCGACTTCAAAACGACAGAAGAAAATGCTCTGCAAAAGACGTTTTCCCAGTTCGGACACGCTACGGGATCGTCTGATTATGGAGCGACTTACAAAGAGATCAGCAAAGGATTGTGGGAGGATTTAGAAAAGGGGCGGATCACTCTAGCAGAGCTGGGCGTAGAGAGATTTCGAAGACTTTTCAAAGCTGTTCAGCTAGACGTTGATGCAGAGGCGTTCGGCAGCGCCTATCTCGAATCATTGGGCAAAGAAGTGCATTTGGTACCGGGAGCAGTTGAATTGTGTAACAGTTTGGAGGATTGCCGCTTGGTGATCATTACGAATGGGTTCGCCTCTGTGCAAACGGCAAGAATTGCCGCTTCACCGCTTTGCAACTCTTTTGAGCACCTGATTATTTCCGAAGAGGTCGGCTACAAAAAGCCGGATCGGGAAATTTTTGACTACGCGTTTTCCAAACTACAATGGACAGAGAAGGCGAACGTATTAATGGTGGGAGACTCGTTGACCTCTGATATCCAAGGGGGTGCCCATTACGGGATCGATACGTGCTGGTTCAATCCTCTGGGCAAGGAAAATCAGACGAGCATTCAGCCAACGTACGAAATCAGAGAACTGAGCGAGCTTCAAGAAATTGTGCGGAAGGGTAACGTGAATTTGTAG
- a CDS encoding amidohydrolase/deacetylase family metallohydrolase: MIVDLLIRNGRVIDPSQNLNGHYDLAIREGRIVGVYEKGKTTDDQGINLESKETIDAEGSIVTPGLIDLHAHVFPTKTNLGVAADRVGVEQGVTTVVDAGSVGLWSFDAFLEEAVYPSATRVLAFLNISGDGLCNGGGELADMARLTPREAAALIREQPILRGIKARMSGSVVKQNGIKPLLIAKEAAREAGVPMMVHIGNAPPKLTEILPLLDRGDVVTHAFHGKKGGMFDERGELIPEAQDALERGVLLDIGHGEASFSFQTLRHAQAQGIRPHVISTDVHQRNIDGPVHSLTHTLTKFLAMGYSLDDVIAASTLAPARILGLENEIGTLKVGACADVSILQIKKDLTILTDSEQETLETKERVVAYQAITSGKVLTCK, encoded by the coding sequence GTGATAGTGGATCTACTTATACGCAACGGACGGGTCATTGATCCTTCCCAGAACCTGAACGGGCACTATGATCTTGCCATTCGGGAAGGGCGGATCGTTGGGGTGTATGAGAAAGGGAAGACAACCGATGATCAAGGGATAAATCTGGAAAGCAAGGAGACGATCGATGCAGAGGGATCTATCGTGACACCCGGTTTGATCGATCTGCACGCTCACGTTTTTCCGACAAAAACGAATTTGGGCGTAGCTGCGGATCGGGTCGGGGTCGAGCAAGGAGTGACAACTGTAGTAGATGCTGGCAGTGTCGGGCTATGGTCGTTTGATGCTTTTCTTGAAGAAGCCGTGTACCCTTCTGCTACTCGTGTTCTTGCATTTCTGAATATTTCAGGGGACGGCTTGTGCAATGGCGGCGGGGAGCTCGCAGACATGGCGCGGTTAACCCCGAGAGAAGCGGCAGCTCTCATAAGAGAACAGCCGATATTACGAGGGATAAAAGCCCGCATGAGCGGATCTGTCGTCAAGCAAAACGGCATAAAACCCTTGCTCATAGCCAAGGAAGCGGCGAGGGAAGCGGGCGTACCCATGATGGTTCACATTGGAAACGCTCCGCCCAAACTCACGGAAATATTGCCTCTGCTAGACCGAGGAGACGTGGTGACACATGCGTTTCACGGAAAAAAAGGAGGGATGTTCGACGAACGAGGCGAGTTGATTCCAGAGGCGCAAGACGCATTGGAGAGGGGAGTCTTACTCGATATCGGGCACGGCGAAGCGAGCTTTAGTTTTCAAACACTGCGTCATGCGCAGGCTCAAGGGATTAGGCCACATGTCATTAGCACAGATGTTCACCAGCGCAATATTGATGGTCCTGTGCACAGCTTGACGCACACACTTACGAAGTTTCTCGCCATGGGCTACTCGCTCGATGATGTGATTGCGGCAAGTACGCTTGCGCCCGCACGAATTCTCGGGTTGGAAAACGAGATTGGGACGTTGAAAGTAGGGGCATGCGCAGACGTATCCATACTGCAGATTAAAAAAGACCTGACCATTTTGACGGACAGTGAACAAGAAACGTTGGAGACAAAGGAAAGAGTAGTGGCTTATCAAGCGATTACTTCGGGAAAGGTACTGACATGCAAATGA
- a CDS encoding DUF4312 family protein: MYTETTQTLRLSGSGDTKEGAFNKIFSQIKHVVARQTNDLVVRIEPVGVSIVSATETVKHERFFGLFFPRKRTRYDITVDIQVRLGMVQVENITFQQQTEQTAGIGQLVRQR, translated from the coding sequence ATGTATACGGAGACGACGCAGACCTTGCGATTATCCGGGAGTGGCGATACGAAAGAGGGAGCCTTCAACAAGATTTTTTCCCAAATCAAGCATGTAGTGGCGAGACAGACGAATGATTTGGTCGTGCGAATCGAGCCTGTAGGAGTTTCCATTGTGTCTGCTACAGAAACAGTGAAGCATGAGCGATTTTTTGGATTGTTCTTCCCGCGCAAACGAACGCGGTATGACATCACGGTAGATATTCAAGTAAGGCTGGGAATGGTGCAGGTAGAAAACATAACGTTTCAGCAGCAAACCGAGCAGACTGCGGGTATAGGGCAGTTGGTTCGTCAGCGATAG
- a CDS encoding KDGP aldolase yields MGTPKIRLNVLARDVENAKQICSVADGRALIGILVKGFATVEAAITAVEQYQQAGVPVSVGLGAGDPTQWKKVAEVAVQTQPDHVNQVFPAAGYTLGGLQAVGNTHTIVNALIAPGGQSGKVHVTTGPMSNKVSELLSCDAAAAMLAEIGVHSVKFYPVDGLERLNEIKAMAEAAVRYGIPVFEPTGGIDAASIRPIVEVCLAAGAKQVIPHIYTSIVDKETGLTRVDQVEELLTAIEGL; encoded by the coding sequence GTGGGGACACCGAAAATTCGTTTAAACGTTTTGGCAAGGGATGTAGAAAACGCAAAACAAATATGTTCCGTCGCTGATGGCCGCGCTCTGATCGGGATCTTGGTCAAAGGATTTGCGACTGTAGAAGCAGCGATAACCGCTGTTGAACAATATCAGCAAGCAGGTGTACCCGTGTCTGTAGGGCTGGGCGCAGGTGATCCTACGCAATGGAAAAAGGTCGCAGAAGTCGCGGTGCAGACACAACCGGATCACGTTAATCAGGTATTTCCGGCAGCAGGCTATACACTCGGGGGGCTACAGGCAGTCGGCAACACACATACCATCGTGAATGCATTGATTGCCCCCGGCGGACAATCAGGAAAAGTTCATGTCACCACGGGACCAATGAGCAACAAAGTGTCAGAACTACTCTCTTGCGATGCAGCCGCCGCGATGCTGGCAGAGATTGGCGTACACTCGGTCAAATTTTATCCAGTAGACGGGCTGGAAAGGCTAAACGAAATCAAAGCGATGGCAGAAGCAGCCGTACGTTACGGGATTCCCGTTTTTGAGCCGACTGGCGGGATCGATGCAGCTTCGATTCGTCCGATTGTGGAGGTATGCCTCGCAGCAGGTGCAAAGCAGGTTATTCCGCACATTTATACTTCCATCGTCGACAAGGAAACGGGATTGACTCGCGTGGATCAGGTAGAAGAACTGCTGACTGCTATAGAAGGCCTGTAG